The DNA window ATggtcaaatttttaatttacctTGTTATCATCATTTCGTTGACCCTGAGGAGGCTCTCACAATTTgggtttttcttccccgcCATAAAAATGGGCCCACACGGGCGCGCAGTTGTGCTTTGGTACAGGCGAGCGAGCACGTTGGgtgatgaggaaaaaaaaacaaaagaagaaaaaatcagtAGGTTGGTTTCCCTTCGGGTGATTCATACATCGCTAAGCTTCCACAACTTCGCACGCGTTCCAAGGGAGCCGCCCCAGTTGGCGTATGCCCATTCGCTACAAAGTACAAACGATAAAGCACAGAGGAACAAAGTACAAAGGGACAGCGGAACGAACGTGTGCGCATGATGACTTATGCCACTTTGGTGGAGGTGAAGAACCATCTCGCTTGTTAATCATGCTTCCCACGgtgcgataaaaaaaagagaaagagagaGTCCTCTCAGCTGTTACAACGCTTGAAGTGATAGAGTGGACTGTACCGTTACCTCAAAATTTGTGAAGAAAGGCAGGTTCCTTGTGCACACACTCAGTCCATAATGGTTTGGGCAGGCACGAAAGTAGAGTCAGAGGCTCACAGGTAGGTAATTAACgtccacgtttttttttttgcgtgacCATTTCTTGGGTCTTATTGATGGCCAGCTAAAGGGTTACACCGTCGTGTCAGTTATGTAAGGTAAGCTCAACCGTGAGGGGATCCACCACATGGAGGAAGGTATCTCCCACCTCCCCGTGTTTGATCTTCCCGTTGCGTTATCCGTCCAGTTCGTCGTCTCCCACCTCCCCGTGTTTGATCTTCCCGTTGCGTTACCCGTCCAGTTCGATGTCTCCCCGTTTGGGTTGGATCATAGAACACAGGGTTTTCACCTGACTATCCATCAGGTCTGTTTCCACGTGGGTGCGTGAGGGTGAAATATCACCTAACATGGTGTGCACCTCGACATGCGGTCATTTGTAAGGTccatttgagaaaaaataatgaggTATCGGCTTTGCGTATGTGCAACTGTTTGACGtgttctttctccttttgggAAGATATAACTACATCGGCAAATGCGCAAAGGAAAGTCACTCCTGGCTAATTTCCTTTTCGGCGATGTTAATCTCCCCACGTGAAGGGTACACAAAAACGGTGAGGTGAGAGTCTCCCataacgattttttttttttttcccactctCGCTATTTCGCCATCAATCTGgttacaccttttttttttcttttttttgtatgaccTAGTTAGGCGAAAGCGCCTCTATGCATGATTATCCGGTAAGATGGCCCTCACGTGAGAAGGGTTAATTCCGCCAAGAGTTAAGCAGGCAGAGTTACGCAGCCATAGTTGGCAGCTGGTCTGGTTGTCCACGTTTGTGTGCCCGGCATCATCCCCTCCTCCCTTCCCGGTTGCCCGTCTTTAATCCCTGCGGGGGGGgcgtacacaaaatgggcaaactTAGCAGCGGAGGTGGGGGAATACACTCCTTTGGGGGTGCAGTTTCTCCCGAGTGCAATTCCCTAAGGAGCCCGCCTTCACGCTTGTCGCTTCGCCTTGTGAGGGATGCCACGTTTCTCCTTTGCGAGGTAAGCGGCTGAACGGGTAAGCGGCTAACGACAAATGCGCGCCGGCGTTCGCCCCCCTCGATGTGCACATGTCGAACGTGTCGAAATTGCCATCCGTAAACACATGAGCCGTTTCACTGTTCACGGGGAAAGTTGcacgctttaaaaaaaaaaaaaaaaaaaaaaaaaaaattttttctcccccctcggTTGTGAAGTCCCAACAGGAAGCGCACACGTTGTTGTGACGTAATTTTTACAGTTTGCAGTCAGGCGAGTCTGCGCAAAGAGAGTTTCCTTTTGCACCTCTCCTCCCCCATTCACCCCATTTGGACGAACCATCTTGGGGAACCTGCCCCAACAGCATAAGCATCACGTGGTGCCACTCCACTAGCAAGGCAGTTAAGCGCCCCTCAGGATCAGCTCACTTATAAGCAGCTTTCTTATAAGTAGCTTCAGCATCTCCTTTCGTGGTGCCCCCATTACGGTGCTCCCTTTTGCTACCCCCGAGCAAGAAGCCAGAATGACGCTGGGTCCGGTGGTTACCGGCACGTCGGTCATTGCCCTCAAGTACAAGCATGGCATTCTGATCGCGGCTGACAAGAAGGGTAAGGATGCGTGGAAATGTGCACGCAGGCATACACGCAGATGTACACTCACACGTACACGTCCATGCGCATGCGCGTGTATTGTGTGTATGCCTAGGTGGCGATGTGCCCTCACACCGCCTGCCTATCACGCCGCCTGCCCATCACACCGCCTGCCCATCACACCGCCTGCCCATCACACCGCCTGCCCATCACACCGCCTGCTTATCACACCGCCTGCGGTTTCACCCCTGAACCTTCACCACCCCCCCCTTAGCGAGTTACGGGAGCTACGCCAAGTTCCAGAACGTGGAAcgtattttcaaaattaacaaCAAAACTGTGATGAGCTTCAGCGGAGAGTTAGCGGATGCACAGTACCTACACGAGGTACTCACCCGAGTTAACGTAAATAATGTGATGGATAAGAAAAGCAAGCATGACCTACACAATACCAAATACTATCATGCGTATGTTGGTAGGCTCTTTTACAATCGGAAGAATAAAATCGACCCACTTTTCAATACAATTATCGTTGCGGGGTTGAATTCGCAAGAGTATGATGACAACGATAAGGATGTGTTACTCTACTCGGAGAAACACACAACTGATGAGTATAAGGTAATTAATAAGGAAGACCTATATATCGGTTTCGTGGACATGCATGGGACTCAGTTCTCGGCAGATTATATGACGACTGGGTATGCTCGTTACTTCGCTTTGACTCTGCTTCGAGATCGGTATAAGGATTACATgacggaggaggaagcgaaGACTCTGTTGAATGAGTGCCTGCGTGTGCTTTACTACAGGGACGCCACGGCGTCGAATAAAATTCAGGTTGTTAAGGTCACCAGCAAGGGGGTAGAGTACGAGGAGCCGTACTTCCTCTCGTGCGACATGAACTCGCGCGATTATGTCTACCCCTCGATTATGCTTCCCTCCACGGGCTGCATGTGGTAGGGGTGTCTCATCTGGTGGTGCATCTGCACGTGGTAGGGATGCCTCATCTGGTGGTGCATCTGCACGTGGTAGGGGTGCCCCCCTGCGGTAACCCAGCCGCTGCTTTCCGCGCACCGCTACcctgttgctttttttttttttttccttcccacaACGGGTTGCAAAAAACGCACTTAAGAGGGACAACACCGATAACCCTCAACTGGTGGGAACCCCAACGGAGGGGatgcaaattttaaaaacgaacaaacggAGTGAGGCCTGTGTGGGCGCTCACCCAATAGTTGGTAAGTTTCTCCGTGCAGGAAAAGGGGGGCGGCACATCGGGGAGCCGCTAATCGGGGAGCCACCAATCGGAGGGCTGCCAATCGGGGAGCCGCCAATCGGAGGGCCGCCAATCGGAGAGCCGCCAATCGGAGAGCCACCAATCGCAGGGCGGCCAATCGCAGGGCCGCCAATCGCAGAGCGGCCAATAGCAGGGCGGCCAATCACAGGGCGGCCAATCGCTGACCCCGCCTTAAAGGTAGGCGTGGCTGAAGTAGTCGTCCCGCTCGGCACTCTTATACTCATCAATCAAGTTTTGCGTGATCTCCTTGGAGGACTCCATCTCCTCGAAGTTTCCCTGTCCGTCCGCACTGCTAAACATGGgttcctttttataattttccaaaaaggcCCTTCTCTTAAAAAGTCTATCAAATTGAGTAACACATCGTTCGAAGAGAGTCGAAATGGAAGTATGGTTAGCCATCATAAGACCAGAGACCTTATGAGTAGAGACTACATGAGGAGATGGTTTGGCTAAAGTTACTTGAATAGATGCAGGATtccatttaataaaattaaccaACTTCCTATCTCGTATTCGTTGTAACCCTTTATGTACCTGTGTAGGGTCAGTTTCACCTCTGATGATGTTAAGAATAGAAATATACATCCCTCTCCTAACTGGTACCGAAACcatgatattttttgtgtggaGTAGTCTCTTCATGACATCTAGCACTGTCgttttttgtacatttgaGAGATGCTTATCGATGGTAATAGGTGTGTAAGAAGTAACAAGGAAATGACATTTTGGATTTATTATGAGAGATGAAATTAAGCTTATCATGTCGTTGTTCATACTACCAGGATATCTCAACGTTGTGGTAGAAGCTGACATGACATTCGAAATTATTGTGTTAGTTTGTTGAAAGGTTGGATTATTTAACTTCAATCGATCCACAAAAATCCTATTCAAGGATGTATTATCAATAACCACTACACTGTCCGTGCTTAGGATTAACCTCTTCAAAGTCAGGATGCTGTTGTAGGGTTGCACTACTACATCACTGCTCTCATTCGTCaggagaggaaaaacagaaaaggtTTGTATTACCTTCTTCGAATAGTTATCGTTGAGAAGTTCAAGTAAGTAACTACCCATACCACTACCAGTCCCTCCTGCAATCGAATGAGATAATATAAACCCTTCCAAGTTATCACTATTATCTACCTCCCGATCTATCATGtcaataatttcttcttccactttaTGTCCTTGACTATATCCACACCCCCAGTTATTccctgctcctcctccttctttcgAAATGAACATATTTTCTGGATTGTACAGGTTTCGATATTCGCTAGCTTGAATGCTATTAATAACTCTAGGTTCTAAATCGAAGAGCAGTGCCCTTGGGATAAAGTGTTCATCATCTGCTTGATAGAAGAAAATATCCTTGCGGTCTTCATTTAGGTAGTTATTGTTTTTCAGTATTCCCTCCTTGTCTATGTTATGTTCGTTGCATAGCTGTTTCCAGAACTCCACTCCGATTTGGTTTCCGCACTGCCCGCACTGCAGGGTGATGATTTCCCTCGGCATCTTCGCGTTGTTAGAAGGGGTCCTCACGTTGTTAGAAGCGGTCCTCTTTTTATTACGCAACGGCCGTCACGTTGTTAGAAGCGGTCCTCTTTTTATTACGCAACGGCCGTCACGTTGTTGAGAAGCGGTCCTCCTTTTATTGCGGAACGGCCGTCACGCTGTTGAGAAGCGGTCCTCC is part of the Plasmodium cynomolgi strain B DNA, chromosome 1, whole genome shotgun sequence genome and encodes:
- a CDS encoding tubulin gamma chain (putative), with amino-acid sequence MPREIITLQCGQCGNQIGVEFWKQLCNEHNIDKEGILKNNNYLNEDRKDIFFYQADDEHFIPRALLFDLEPRVINSIQASEYRNLYNPENMFISKEGGGAGNNWGCGYSQGHKVEEEIIDMIDREVDNSDNLEGFILSHSIAGGTGSGMGSYLLELLNDNYSKKVIQTFSVFPLLTNESSDVVVQPYNSILTLKRLILSTDSVVVIDNTSLNRIFVDRLKLNNPTFQQTNTIISNVMSASTTTLRYPGSMNNDMISLISSLIINPKCHFLVTSYTPITIDKHLSNVQKTTVLDVMKRLLHTKNIMVSVPVRRGMYISILNIIRGETDPTQVHKGLQRIRDRKLVNFIKWNPASIQVTLAKPSPHVVSTHKVSGLMMANHTSISTLFERCVTQFDRLFKRRAFLENYKKEPMFSSADGQGNFEEMESSKEITQNLIDEYKSAERDDYFSHAYL
- a CDS encoding proteasome beta-subunit type 4 (putative), with the translated sequence MTLGPVVTGTSVIALKYKHGILIAADKKASYGSYAKFQNVERIFKINNKTVMSFSGELADAQYLHEVLTRVNVNNVMDKKSKHDLHNTKYYHAYVGRLFYNRKNKIDPLFNTIIVAGLNSQEYDDNDKDVLLYSEKHTTDEYKVINKEDLYIGFVDMHGTQFSADYMTTGYARYFALTLLRDRYKDYMTEEEAKTLLNECLRVLYYRDATASNKIQVVKVTSKGVEYEEPYFLSCDMNSRDYVYPSIMLPSTGCMW